GTTTGAGCGGTATTTCTTTGGTAACCGAAGATGAAAGTAGGATTACAGACCTCCGCATCAATGATTTTGGTACCGTTACCACCAAGCTTTAATTTTTAATAGTTCTGATAAATGTAAATCTCTGTAGCTCCCAATCCATATTTTTGGTAATCTGCATCGTAATATTTTACATTTTCATATTTCCTGAAAAGGGAGTATAATTCTTCCTTCAAAACTCCTTCGCCAACCCCGTGGATAAACACTACTTTTTGAATGCGTTTTCCAATGGCAAAGTCCAATTGCCGTTTGGCAGTATCCAATTGTAAGTTCAGCATTTCAAAATTGCTTAAGGATTTTGGGTTTTTTACCAATTGATTGATATGAAGGTCCACTTCCATAGTGGGTTGATTTCTTTCCTTAGGCTTGATTGTTTTTTTATTTCTTTTTTTAGGAAGCTCCTTTTCCTTTTTTACTTGGGCCACTTCGTAATTGCTTACTCGAATATCATTGGCAATTAGCACCAGTTCAGTATCCTGAAATTGAATGGGAAAACCATCTTTGGTCATGAGTGTTACCATGCTGCCATGGATTTGGGTCACGGTTCCCGATATAACATCATCGATTGCCTCTACCCTATCCCCTATTTCAAATTGAGCCATTTTTTATTTTGTTTACCCAAAAATAGTGGTAATTTTCAGCTTGTGAATAAAGAGTACCATGCAACTATCCACACTACTATATGTTCTTAACATTGAGAAGTTTATGCTTCCCTGTTTTACGAAGCAATTTTTAGGTATGGACTGTCCCGGATGTGGTTTACAAAGATCCCTGTTATTTTTGTTTAGAGGAGAATTTGTAGCGGCCTTTAAAATGTACCCTGCCATATACCCCATGATAGCACTATTCACTTTTCTTATTTTTAAAAATCGGTTTCAATTAAAACATGAGTCGAATATTACTTTTTCACTTATGTTTGTAACGAGTGCAGCCGTTTTAATCAACTATATTCTAAAAT
Above is a window of Maribacter algicola DNA encoding:
- a CDS encoding Smr/MutS family protein translates to MAQFEIGDRVEAIDDVISGTVTQIHGSMVTLMTKDGFPIQFQDTELVLIANDIRVSNYEVAQVKKEKELPKKRNKKTIKPKERNQPTMEVDLHINQLVKNPKSLSNFEMLNLQLDTAKRQLDFAIGKRIQKVVFIHGVGEGVLKEELYSLFRKYENVKYYDADYQKYGLGATEIYIYQNY
- a CDS encoding DUF2752 domain-containing protein is translated as MDCPGCGLQRSLLFLFRGEFVAAFKMYPAIYPMIALFTFLIFKNRFQLKHESNITFSLMFVTSAAVLINYILKFI